One Natrinema longum genomic window carries:
- a CDS encoding zinc-dependent metalloprotease, translating to MNLYRSARAVAGASGDDAIDWRSAADAAKAATDPGSLALESGEREAYARDVRDARAAVRTVSGVEFDVPETVEIQNRHHWIDANVATFERVMSTLETHTGAFPGVARTINTGTMTVLLSFLGRNVLGQYDPLLLADAPANDHALYFVRPNILNAAEKLDVDADRFRRWIAFHEVTHAAEFGAAPWLSDHLETRMEEGIATLSKGSFDREAFRDLDAAMTVVEGYAELLMDHAFDEEYEDLRRKLDERRQGRGPLQKLFRRLLGLGLKERQYERGKNFFEHVVAVRDLETASLVWEGPEYLPSHDELDAPGSWVRRVDRR from the coding sequence GTGAACCTCTATCGTAGCGCTCGGGCCGTCGCCGGAGCGTCCGGTGACGACGCGATCGACTGGCGCTCGGCCGCCGACGCCGCCAAGGCGGCGACCGATCCCGGCTCGCTCGCCCTCGAGTCCGGCGAACGCGAGGCCTACGCACGCGACGTCCGTGACGCGCGAGCGGCCGTCCGAACGGTCTCCGGCGTCGAGTTCGACGTTCCCGAGACCGTCGAGATCCAGAACCGCCACCACTGGATCGACGCCAACGTCGCCACCTTCGAGCGCGTCATGAGCACCCTCGAGACCCACACCGGCGCGTTCCCCGGCGTCGCCCGGACGATCAACACGGGAACGATGACCGTCCTTCTCTCGTTTCTCGGGCGGAACGTCCTCGGCCAGTACGATCCGCTCTTGCTCGCCGACGCGCCCGCGAACGACCACGCCCTGTACTTCGTCCGGCCGAACATCCTCAACGCCGCCGAGAAACTCGACGTCGACGCCGATCGGTTCCGCCGCTGGATCGCGTTCCACGAGGTGACCCACGCCGCCGAGTTCGGGGCCGCACCGTGGCTCTCCGATCACCTCGAGACTCGCATGGAGGAGGGGATCGCGACGCTCTCGAAGGGCTCGTTCGACCGGGAGGCGTTCCGCGATCTCGACGCGGCGATGACCGTCGTCGAGGGGTACGCCGAACTCCTGATGGACCACGCCTTCGACGAGGAGTACGAGGACCTCCGGCGCAAACTCGACGAGCGACGGCAGGGGCGGGGCCCGCTCCAGAAACTCTTCCGTCGCCTGCTCGGGCTCGGGCTGAAGGAACGCCAGTACGAACGCGGGAAGAACTTCTTCGAGCACGTCGTCGCGGTTCGCGACCTCGAGACGGCGAGTCTCGTCTGGGAGGGGCCCGAGTATCTGCCGAGTCACGACGAACTCGACGCGCCGGGGTCGTGGGTCCGCCGGGTCGATCGCCGATAG
- a CDS encoding pantoate kinase: MREEATAFVPGHVTGFFSTHPDEDPTKAGSRGAGLTLTDGVEVTVEPAEESTIVLDGAETDVEPVTTVLETLEVTARVEADSELPIGAGFGVSGAMALGTALAANRVFERKLSANELVTVAHGAEVQAGTGLGDVVAQAHGGVPIRLEPGGPQDNKLDAIPSRARVEYISFGELSTADVLSGETEELTAAGTEALSRLVEEPTLLSFMYASRLFARDAGLLTERVTEAITDVSSVDGQASMAMLGETVFALGTGLSDAGYDPSVCATHPAGAVLK, encoded by the coding sequence ATGCGCGAGGAGGCGACGGCGTTCGTCCCCGGCCACGTTACGGGCTTTTTTAGCACGCACCCGGACGAGGATCCGACGAAAGCCGGCTCACGGGGAGCGGGACTAACGCTTACTGACGGTGTCGAAGTAACGGTCGAACCGGCGGAGGAATCAACCATCGTCCTCGACGGGGCCGAAACCGACGTCGAACCGGTGACGACCGTCCTCGAGACCCTCGAGGTGACCGCCCGCGTCGAGGCCGACTCCGAGCTACCGATCGGGGCAGGGTTTGGCGTCTCCGGTGCGATGGCGCTTGGCACGGCACTCGCGGCCAACCGCGTGTTCGAGCGCAAACTCTCCGCGAACGAACTCGTGACGGTCGCTCACGGTGCCGAAGTCCAGGCCGGGACGGGACTGGGCGACGTCGTCGCCCAGGCACACGGCGGCGTTCCGATCCGCCTCGAACCGGGTGGGCCACAGGACAACAAACTCGACGCGATTCCGTCGCGGGCGCGCGTCGAATACATTTCGTTCGGCGAACTCTCGACGGCCGACGTGCTCTCGGGGGAGACCGAGGAACTGACGGCCGCCGGGACGGAGGCGCTCTCCCGGCTGGTCGAGGAGCCGACGCTGCTGTCGTTCATGTATGCGTCGCGGCTGTTCGCACGCGACGCCGGCCTCCTCACGGAGCGGGTCACGGAGGCGATCACCGACGTCTCGTCGGTCGACGGCCAGGCGTCGATGGCCATGCTCGGTGAGACCGTCTTCGCGCTCGGAACGGGACTGTCCGATGCGGGGTACGATCCGTCGGTCTGTGCGACGCATCCGGCCGGTGCGGTGTTGAAGTAG
- a CDS encoding 4-phosphopantoate--beta-alanine ligase gives MSDYDTVSADVEHEEEIPEDHPRYQDLLTRHRIEKGVEKGITHLQGMHAEGRGSAFDYLLGEETLPSADAAERTAAAHLLLAEHPVLSINGNVAALVPGEMAALADAVDADLEVNLFNRTPERVEAIADHLREHGAADVKGLEADARIPNLDHKRAKVDADGIYEADVVLVPLEDGDRAEALDEMGKTEIVIDLNPLSRSPQVADVPIVDNIIRAIPTVTDHARELADADEARLRAIIDDFDRERALEEAETRIRNGIDR, from the coding sequence GTGAGCGACTACGACACCGTCTCCGCCGACGTCGAACACGAGGAGGAGATCCCGGAGGACCACCCCAGATATCAGGACCTACTCACCCGACATCGGATCGAGAAGGGCGTCGAAAAAGGGATCACCCACCTCCAGGGAATGCACGCCGAGGGGCGGGGCAGCGCCTTCGATTACCTGCTGGGCGAGGAAACCCTTCCCAGCGCCGATGCGGCCGAACGGACCGCCGCAGCCCACCTCCTGCTGGCGGAGCATCCCGTCCTCTCGATCAACGGCAACGTCGCGGCGCTGGTTCCCGGCGAAATGGCCGCCCTCGCCGACGCCGTCGACGCCGACCTCGAGGTCAACCTCTTCAACCGCACGCCCGAGCGGGTCGAAGCCATCGCCGACCACCTCCGGGAGCACGGCGCTGCCGACGTGAAGGGACTCGAGGCCGACGCGCGCATCCCGAACCTGGATCACAAGCGGGCGAAAGTCGACGCCGACGGCATCTACGAGGCCGACGTGGTGCTCGTCCCCCTCGAGGACGGCGACCGCGCCGAAGCGCTCGACGAGATGGGGAAGACCGAAATCGTGATCGATCTCAATCCGCTCTCGCGCTCGCCACAGGTCGCCGACGTGCCGATCGTCGACAACATCATCCGTGCGATCCCCACCGTGACCGACCACGCGCGCGAGCTGGCGGACGCGGACGAGGCACGGCTGCGAGCGATTATCGACGACTTCGACCGGGAGCGGGCACTCGAGGAAGCCGAGACCCGCATTCGGAACGGCATCGATCGGTAG